The DNA segment GGCCATCTTCCTCCACCGAAGGCAGGGCGCCGACGCCGTTTTCGCAGAGCGTGAGAATTTCAGTGCGCAGTTCGACCGCTTTCCAATCCCTGGCGATCACCAGGGACGGAGAGATCGTCCAGCCTGCGACCGTTGCCAGCGCATCCGTCATCATGCCGTCGATCAGGAGGGCATCAAGGGTGACGCCACGCGCCGTGCACGCATCCTTGAAGGCTGCAAGCTCGATGGCGTTTCTGACCGCGCAGGCATCAAAACCCCAGCGGCGCAACTGTGGCACCAGGTTGATTTCAAGCGCTGCCGCTGCCGTCATCAAAAGGATTTTCTGCTTGCCCTTCATGTCGGGATCAATGATCGCGCCAGCTTCGACCAGATGCTGCATGTCGATCGACCGGAACGGGTCGTAGCAGTTCTGCGCCGGCACGAACGCGCTGTAGTCTCGCACCTCCAGCGGCGAGCGGCCGGAGGCGGCGTCATCCAGGCCGTTATAGCCGACGACCAGATCGGTCACGTCGTTCATGCAGGTGACCAGGAGATGTTTGCCGGGATCGCCGACGCGGAACTTGCGGGTGACGACCCACAGATCCTCTCCATCGGCCTGAACGATCTGCTCCGGCTGGCAATGGACATCGCCGCTGTCCAGCGTCTTGCGGTCGGAGCGTTCGAATTTTTCGGCGAGATCCGGCTCGAGCAGATCCCAGACGGAACGCCCGAGGATGGCATCGGGTGTCATGCCATGAATGGTGCAGAATGCCTTGTTGACGGCGATGTAGCTCAGATTGCGATCCTTGACGCAGATCGGATTGGGCAGGCAGTCGAGGATGCCCTCGGTCAGCTCGACGCGCTCCATATCGAGCTGCATCTGCTCTTCGCGTTTTTTCTGCTCGGAGACATCGTTGATCGCGACAATGCCGAGACCGCTCGACAGGCGGCGCTTGCGCACATTGATCCAGCGATGGCGGCCGATACGCTCGACAACGTCGAAGCGCTCGCGCCAGTGATGGGACAGATGCTCGGAAATCCACTCGTCGCGATTGGAATGGCGGCGGCTGGTCTCGGGCGCCGTGCCGCTGCGCACACCGGAATCGAAGATGGCGCCGAGAAAATCCTTCAGCCGGGTGCCGGCCTCCAGAAAATGCACTGGAATCGGATAGAATTGCAGAATGGGGCGGCTCGCAAACACAATCTCATCATTCTTGTCGCAGACAAGAATCGCCAAGCCGAGCGCGTCAGACGTCGCCTCAAGCACGGTTTTCTGGATGTTCGCGCCGAAAGACGCTACATCATTCATTGCACAGCCCTCTTAATAACCTTGGCGGCTTCTTTTTGCGGGACATGCTGACAACGCGCCGGTCAGGCCGTATCTGGGGGGCCGTTCCCGGGCGGACAGCTGCGCCACAGGCTCCAAATGACAAAACCTGTGCTCATTCAGGTCGTCGCCGAACGTCGCAGCTTTGTATTAAGGCCAGATTAAACCCGGCCGAATTTGTCTGGTCCCCACATCGCGACACAGCCGGGGATAGACCCCTTGGAACACTTTTCATGTGCCGCCGAATCCCGGACAATAGATCATGGCCATCAAGCAGCTCTCCGAAACCCTCATCAACCAGATCGCCGCCGGCGAGGTCATCGAAAGACCCGCGAGCGCCGCCAAGGAACTGATCGAAAACGCGCTCGATGCCGGCGCAACCCGCATCGAGATTGCCACCGCCGGCGGCGGCAAGACGCTGTTGCGGGTGACCGACAATGGCTGCGGCATGGGGCCTGATGATCTGGAGCTTGCCGTGCGGCGTCATTGCACCTCCAAGCTCTCCGACAATCTTCTTGATATCCGCACGCTCGGATTTCGCGGCGAGGCCCTGCCCTCCATCGGCTCTGTCGCGCGGCTGACGATCACCAGCCGGCCGGGCGGCGCGAGCCACGGCGCCGAGATCGGCGTTTTCGGCGGCAAGCTGCAGCCGGTCAGACCCGCCGCCGTCAACCAGGGCACCGTGGTCGAGGTGCGCGACCTGTTCTTTGCGACACCCGCCCGGCTCAACTTCATGAAGACCGAACGGGCCGAGGCGTCGGCGATCTCGGACGTGGTGCGGCGCATGGCGATCGCCTTTCCGGGCGTGCGTTTCGTGCTGTCGGGCTCTGACCGCACGACGCTGGAATTTGCCTCCACCGGCGACGACCGGCTGGCCCGCATCGCCCAGGTGCTGGGGCGCGATTTCCGCGACAACGCAATCGAGATCGATGCGGAGCGCGAGGGCGCGCGGCTGAGCGGCTTTGCCGGCGTACCGACCTTCAACCGCGGCAATTCGCTGCAGCAATATGCCTTCGTCAATGGCCGCCCCGTCCAGGACAAGCTGATCTGGTCTGCCCTGCGCGCCGCCTATGCCGAAACGATCCCGCAAGGGCGCTATCCGGTGGCGGTGCTGTCGCTGACGGTCGATCCGGACGTGGTCGATGTCAACGTGCATCCGGCAAAATCCGACGTGCGCTTCCGCGATCCGGGCCTGGTGCGCGGGCTGATCATCGGCGCGATCCGCCAGGCCCTGGCGCAGGATGGCGATAGGGCCTCGACAACCGGCGCCAGCGGCCTGATGCGGGCGTTCCGGACCGGGCAGCCGCAAAATGAGCAAGCCTGGCAGCACCGGCCTGAACAGCACCGGTCTGGACAGCACCGGCCGAACGCAAACTGGACGGCCGCCGCCTCCCCCTACCGGCCGATGGATTTCGGCTCAACGTCAAATGGTTTTACGTCAAATGGTTCGGGGTCAACCGGTTCCGGGTCAAACGGCTTTGCAGAACGTCCGCAAGCGGCCTTTGACGGGATAACGACGCCATCCGCCCGCGCGCCGATGGCCGAGATGGACCCGGCTGCAGCCCGGCAGCCCGACAAGGCGCATCCGCTTGGCGCGGCGCGTGCGCAGCTGCACGAAAACTATATCGTCGCCCAGACGGAAGACGGCCTCGTCATCGTCGATCAGCACGCAGCCCATGAACGGCTGGTCTTTGAGGAACTGCGCAAAGGGCTGAATTCGCGGCCGATCCCGGCACAGGCCCTGCTCATTCCCGAGATCGTCGATCTGCCGGAAGACGATTGCGACCGGTTGATCGGTCATTCCGCCGAATTTTCACGGCTTGGGCTCGGCATCGAGCGTTTTGGTCCCGGCGCCATCGCCATTCGCGAGACGCCCTCCATGCTCGGCGAGATGGATGCCGCCGGATTGGTGCGGCAGCTGGCCGACGAGCTGGCCGAATGGGACACGGCCAACGGTCTTGCCAGCCGGCTCGATTATCTCGCCGCCACCATGGCCTGCCACGGCTCCGTGCGCTCCGGGCGGCGGCTGCGGCCGGAAGAGATGAATGCGCTGTTGCGGCAGATGGAGGCAACGCCCGGTTCCGGCCAGTGCAACCACGGCCGGCCGACCTATATCGAGATCAAGCTTTCCGATATCGAACGGCTGTTTGGGCGCAGTTGAGCAAACGGGCCGTCAATTGCGCTGGAAATCCGTCGCTTGCCGCGCTAGAGAGCATGTTCAAAATAGATGACGCTGGAGCGCTTCTTCCCGATCGTGTCCATCGTGGATGCCTCGATAGCGTTTCTGAACGGCGGGCGAAAAATCATGCGGGGTCGCAGGACGATGAACAGATTTGAGGGCAATGGCAACCGGGAAGCCAAGATCCGCTATCTCGACGGCGACTTCCAGATCGTGCTGCCCGGATCGCATGTCATCTGCGCCATGACCGGCGCCATCATCCCGGTCGATGAACTGCGCTACTGGAGCGTCGCGCGCCAGGAACCCTATGCGGATGCGCAGGCGTCCTACGACGCCGACAAGCGCGCGGGCATCCTGCCGAACCAATAGGGTTTAGTTAAAGCGTGAACTAAGC comes from the Pararhizobium qamdonense genome and includes:
- the mutL gene encoding DNA mismatch repair endonuclease MutL — encoded protein: MAIKQLSETLINQIAAGEVIERPASAAKELIENALDAGATRIEIATAGGGKTLLRVTDNGCGMGPDDLELAVRRHCTSKLSDNLLDIRTLGFRGEALPSIGSVARLTITSRPGGASHGAEIGVFGGKLQPVRPAAVNQGTVVEVRDLFFATPARLNFMKTERAEASAISDVVRRMAIAFPGVRFVLSGSDRTTLEFASTGDDRLARIAQVLGRDFRDNAIEIDAEREGARLSGFAGVPTFNRGNSLQQYAFVNGRPVQDKLIWSALRAAYAETIPQGRYPVAVLSLTVDPDVVDVNVHPAKSDVRFRDPGLVRGLIIGAIRQALAQDGDRASTTGASGLMRAFRTGQPQNEQAWQHRPEQHRSGQHRPNANWTAAASPYRPMDFGSTSNGFTSNGSGSTGSGSNGFAERPQAAFDGITTPSARAPMAEMDPAAARQPDKAHPLGAARAQLHENYIVAQTEDGLVIVDQHAAHERLVFEELRKGLNSRPIPAQALLIPEIVDLPEDDCDRLIGHSAEFSRLGLGIERFGPGAIAIRETPSMLGEMDAAGLVRQLADELAEWDTANGLASRLDYLAATMACHGSVRSGRRLRPEEMNALLRQMEATPGSGQCNHGRPTYIEIKLSDIERLFGRS
- a CDS encoding DUF2093 domain-containing protein gives rise to the protein MNRFEGNGNREAKIRYLDGDFQIVLPGSHVICAMTGAIIPVDELRYWSVARQEPYADAQASYDADKRAGILPNQ
- a CDS encoding response regulator, whose protein sequence is MNDVASFGANIQKTVLEATSDALGLAILVCDKNDEIVFASRPILQFYPIPVHFLEAGTRLKDFLGAIFDSGVRSGTAPETSRRHSNRDEWISEHLSHHWRERFDVVERIGRHRWINVRKRRLSSGLGIVAINDVSEQKKREEQMQLDMERVELTEGILDCLPNPICVKDRNLSYIAVNKAFCTIHGMTPDAILGRSVWDLLEPDLAEKFERSDRKTLDSGDVHCQPEQIVQADGEDLWVVTRKFRVGDPGKHLLVTCMNDVTDLVVGYNGLDDAASGRSPLEVRDYSAFVPAQNCYDPFRSIDMQHLVEAGAIIDPDMKGKQKILLMTAAAALEINLVPQLRRWGFDACAVRNAIELAAFKDACTARGVTLDALLIDGMMTDALATVAGWTISPSLVIARDWKAVELRTEILTLCENGVGALPSVEEDGPADWEIIVPDATLTGRPMPEVEVVVAEDNEINQFVFAQILEGIGISYRIAANGEEAVKLWQQYRPNLVLMDVSMPVMNGFDATRAIRALEKNASFQTPIIAVTAQALDIDIEHSKQAGMDDYITKPISPDMIEAVYRKFVNIKAERMVG